CCACCCAGAACGTAGTGGAACGGAAAATCTCCTCCGAGATGGGAAAAACCCGCCAGGAATTGGGCCGCGAGGCCTTTATCCGCGAAGTATGGAAATTCAGGGAAGAGACCGGCGGCGTCATCATCAAGCAGCTCAAGCGGATGGGCTGTTCCTGTGACTGGGAGCGTGAGCGGTTCACCATGGATGAGGGACTTTCACGGGCGGTGACAGAGGTATTTGTCCGCCTCTACGAAAAAGGGCTTATCTACCGCGGCAAGTATATTATCAACTGGTGCCCGCGCTGCCAGACCGCTCTCTCGGATGAGGAAGCCGAACACGAAGAACGCTCCGGGCATCTCTGGTATATCCGCTATCCGGCTAAAGACGGCTCTGAGGGGATCGTGGTTGCTACAACACGGCCGGAAACCATGCTCGGAGATGTGGCGGTGGCGGTGAATCCCGCAGACCGGCGCTATAGCCATTTTTTGGGGAAAACACTGATTCTGCCCCTGGTCGGCCGTGAGATACCGGTAATCGCCGATGATTTCGTGGACCCGGCTTTCGGCACCGGGGCGGTCAAAGTCACCCCGGCCCATGATCCGAACGACTTCGAGATCGGTCTCCGTCACCACCTGGAGCCGGTTACCGTCATGCACGGCGACGGCACCATGAACGCCCACACTGGGACCGAATTCGATGGCCTTACCCGTGAGGCGGCGCGGAAGAAGGCGGTTGAAATGCTAACCGGCCTCGGCCTCCTGGTCAAAGTGGAGGATCACCGTCATGCGGTGGGGCACTGCTATCGCTGCCATACCGTTACCGAGCCGTATCTTTCAAACCAGTGGTTTGTCCGTATGAAAACCCTTGCCAGGCCCGCGATAGAAGCGGTAAACGACGGCCGTATCGCTTTCTATCCCGAGCGCTGGACCAAAGTATACCTGGGCTGGATGGAGAATATAAGAGACTGGTGCATATCCCGTCAGCTCTGGTGGGGGCATCGGATTCCGGTATATTACTGCGGGCAATGCGGTGAGGTCATGGTTTCAAAGACTCCGGTGACCGAGTGCACGAAGTGCCGGAGCGCCGATGTGGTTCAGGACCCCGATGTCCTCGATACCTGGTTCAGCTCCTGGCTGTGGCCGTTCTCCACTTTCGGCTGGCCGGAAGACACCCCCGATCTGCGTACTTTCTATCCCACCAGCACACTTTCTACCGCGCCGGAGATCATCTTTTTCTGGGTGGCGAGGATGATCATGGCGGGAATGGAATTCATGGGGGACATCCCCTTCTCCAAGGTGTATCTCCACGGCACAGTACGGGATGAACAGGGACGGAAGATGTCCAAATCGCTCGGAAACGGAGTCGACCCTCTCGAAGTTATCGAGACCCACGGCGCCGATGCCCTGAGGTTCAGCATGATTATCATTACGGCGCAGGGGCAGGATGTGTTCATCTCCTATGCCGGGAAGAGCGGGAAAAAGAAGGAGCACAACACTTTCGATATCGGCCGGAACTTTGCCAATAAAATCTGGAATGCGGCCCGTCTCATCCTGACATTCTCCGGCGGTTCAATAGGGCGGACCGATGCAGTAAAACCGGATTTAGCCGATACATGGATAAAGTCCCGGTACAATCGCGAAGTGATATATGTGACTCAAATGCTGGAAAACTTTAAATTCAATGAAGCCGCTCAGACCATGTATCATTTCATCTGGCATGATTTCTGCGACTGGTATCTGGAGATCATCAAGCCCCGTGTGGCCCGCGGGGGTGATGAAAAAACGTTCGTGCTTCGGAACGCGGCGGAGATTCTGGCAGGAAGCATGCAGCTTCTCCACCCGATCATGCCTTTTATTACCGAGGAAATCTGGCAGCTTCTCACCGGGCTTTTGGGTGAAAAACCGGCGAAGAGCATTATGGTCTCGAAGTGGCCGGATGTTAAAATGCATATAATCGACCCGGATATCGAGCGTGAGATGGAGATGGTGCAATCTCTCATCAGCGCCATCCGCACCATCCGAAACGAGATGAATGTCCCTCCGGGTGAAAAGGCCGAGGTGATCGTGGTTCCGGCGGATGAAAAGGCAAAGCGCATTCTAGAGGAAAATATTGCCTATATTCTGGATCTGGCCGCGGTGAAGCATATCACCTTTACCGGAGAGTCCGCCCGGCCGCCTAAATCGGCGGCAGGAATCAGCGATAAAAATGAAGTGTTCGTTCTCCTCGAAGGGCTTGTGGACTTCGACCGTGAACGGGCGCGGCTTTCCAAAGAGATCGAGAGACGCCGTAATTTCATCGCCTCCATCGAGACAAAACTGGCGAACGAAAACTTTCTCTCCCGGGCGCCGAAGGACATTATCGAACAGGAGCGCCGCAAGGGAAACGATACGCGTGAAGAAATGAAAAAACTGATTGCCAACCTTGAAGCTCTCGGAGACTGACCGTGGAGACCTTTTTGCTGCTGCTTCTCCTGGGGGGCATCGTATCCATGGACACCACCAGCGGGCCACAGGTGATGGTATCCGAACCGCTGGTATCCTGCTCCCTTCTGGGAATTCTTCTCGGCATGCCCGTTATCGGTCTCCTGATGGGGATAGTGTTCCAGCTCCTTTGGTTCGATTACATGCCCCTCGGGGCGGTGCGACTCACCGATAACAATATGGCTTCCTTTATTTCCACCGCTTCGCTTTTGACGGCTGCGAAAGTCTATGGTTTCGACAACACGATTGTGAGGGCGGCGCTCCTACCCGCCATGCTTTTCGGAATTGCGGTTGGTTTTTCAGGGCTTTACATGACAGTTTTCATCAGGAAAAGAAACGGCATGCGCAGCGAAGAGATCGTCTCCGGTCTGGAACGCGGCGAGAGGCCCTCTCTAGGGATGAAGCACGTTTTCGGAATCGGGACGTGTTTCCTTAAAGGTGTTCTGATGGCTTTGGTGTTTGTACCGGTTGGAGCGTATTTATGCGGTTTGGTGAGGCATTTGCCGTTCAAAGCGGTCCATGTTCTCGTGGTGGGGTCGTACATCATCTGGGGTACGGTTGCCGCATCAGCCCTCCATTTTTACTGGCAATACAACAAAAAAAGGTATTTCCTTATCGGTTCGATAGGCGGATTCCTATGGCTTTTGGTAAACGTGATATGAAAAAAATTGGCTTCGCAGCTCTGGTGGAAATATACCTGCGAAGCTTTTTTGCTCAGGGATCTTTTTCGGGAAAATACCGTCAGAACCTTGGTTTTGCCTGGTGCATCGAACCGGCGGGGAACTGCATTTGGGAGGGTGATGATGAGAGGAGGAAATTTTATCTCCGCCACCTTGAATATTTCAACGCCAACCCGTTCATGTTTCCCTTAGTCCTCGGTGCAGTAATAAAGATGGAGGAACGTTTCCGTGATGATGACGGTATAAGTGAAGAGGACATTCGGCGTTTCAAGCTTGCGGTCGGGCAGGCGACCGGCTCGGTAGGGGATAGGTATTTCTGGAGAACTTTACGGCCATTTGCTGTTGTAATGGGATTGTTTTCATCGTATTTTTATGGATTATGGGGAGCAGCGGTTTTTCTGGCGCTCTTTAATCTTCCCCTGTTCTATTTAAAATGGCGCTGGCTTTTGAACGGATATCAACTCGGGCCACAGGTGGTGATAGAGATTAAGAATAGAAAGCTGGAGTCTGCGGTATCGACAATGGAGTTGCTCGGCTGTCTGGTTCTCCCCTATCTGACGGTAATCTTTCTGGCTCATCCTCCGTACAGGGCGAGCTGGATAACGGTGGGAGTTTGCCTGGTATTTCTTCTCAGCGTTTTCCTCTTCCGTAGGAAGCAGCCGCCGTCGAAGGCGCTGGTGTGGTCGGCAGGAGCCGCTCTGATTCTGGGAATGATTATATCGTAATGTAAAAAGGCAAAAACCTCCTGCCGAAGCTTTTTTAGGGGAGAAAATGGTTGTTGAAAAGGTGGTATATATTCAAAACAAACTGGGAATGCATCTACGGCCTGCTACGCTCCTGGTCCGGGAGGCGTCACGCTTCAAATCAAAAATAGAGCTGGAAGTGGACGGCACCCGGGTAAACGGTAAATCCTTCATGGGAGTGATGATGCTTGCCGCCGCTTACGGCAGCAAAGTGACCATAAACGCCACGGGTGAAGATGCGGAAGAGGCTGTGGAAAAAATAAAGGCTATTATCGACAGTAAATTTGATGAAGAATAAAGCATGTATAGCTTAAATGGCATGTGAAAAAGTTGGCTTTATTATCATGTAGACCCTGAAACGAGTTCAGGGTGACAGCGTCATGCCGAACTTGTTTCGGCATCTATTATGAGCCTTTTGCAAAAGTCTATCATGTAAAAAAAGTTTTTCAAATACCTTATAAAGGTACAGGGTGACTTCTTTGGAAAAAGAAAAAAAACTCATATCTCGGGAATATACCGGTATTGCGGGGTCACCCGGCATTGCTATCGGTCATGCGTTTATCTACGACAGCGAGAATATCTGGATCGAGGAAAAATACATTGCCCCGGAGGAGATCGAACACGAAAAACTCCGGCTTCAGGAAACGCTCGCCAAAGTGGTCAGGGATATCAAGGAGCTGCGTTTCAAGCTTGAGATAAAAGCGGGTAAGGAAAATGCCAGCATATTCGATCCCTACATCATGCTCCTTGAGGATCCCCAGCTCATCGATGAAACCAATACGCTCATCGAGGAAGGCAAAAGCGCTGAATACGCCTTTTTCCGTACCACCCGCAAGATAATAAAAGCTTATAAGCGTGTCGAAGATGAGTACCTGCGCGAGCGGATCGGCGATATAACCGATATTCTTCGCAGGGTATATGTCAAGCTTCTCGGGAAGGATCATTTCACCCTTGAAAATATTGAATACCCGGTGATTGTAATAGCCAAGATTCTTAATCCCTCCGATACAGCGAACATGCACTCGGGGAAAATCCAGGCTTTTGTGACTGATTACGGGGGGAAAACCTCCCACGCCACCATCATTGCCCGTGCTCTTAAAATTCCCGCCGTTCTGGGTGCAAAAACCGCTTCGCTGGATATAAGCGCCGGGGATGCGGTTATCGTCGACGGCTCCAGCGGAAAAGTGTTTGTTAACCCGGATCAGAAAACCATCGACCGCTACCGTGAGGAACAGAAACAGCTTGAACAGGACCGCCTGAACCTGCAGGATATCAAGGATCTGCCGGCGGTCACCACCGACGGCAGACATATCGCTCTTATGGCCAATATCGAATTTACCGAAGAGGGAGAAGCGGCGCTGGAAAATGGCGCAGAAGGCATCGGATTATTTCGCAGCGAATTTCACTACATCATGAAAGATACTCTCCCCAGCGAAGAGGAAATGTATACCGCTTACAAGTCGGTGGCGGACAAGATGGCGCCGCGGCCGGTAGTCATTCGAACCTTTGACCTCGGCGGCGATAAGATTTCCTACCTTTCTCCCCCGGAACCGGAAGAAAACCCCTACCTGGGCTGGCGGGCCATTCGGGTGAGCCTCACCTTGAAGGATCTTTTCAAGATACAGCTCAGGGCCATCGTGCGCGCTTCCGCTGCACGGAATGTTAGCGTGATGTTTCCGATGGTTTCCAACATTGCGGAGTTGAACGAAACCCTGGCCATTGTGGAAGAGGTGAAGGAGGAGATCCGTAAGGAGGGCCGGGATTACGACCCCAATATGCCTGTGGGAGTAATGATCGAGGTGCCGGCTGCTGTGATGATCGCCGACCGCATGGCAAAAAAGGTGAAATTCTTCTCCATCGGAACGAACGATCTGATCCAGTATTCGGTGGCGGTGGACCGCGCCAACGACAAGATTTCCGCGCTGTTCGAGCCTTTTCATCCGGGGGTTCTGAGGCTGATCCAGATCACTGCACAAGCGGCTCATGAGAACGGCATAAAAGTTGCTGTTTGCGGAGAGATGAGCGGCGATCCGGCAACCGCTCTTATGCTCATTGGGCTGGAGATCGATGAATTGTCCATGACCCCTTCTTTCATACCGGCAATAAAACGTCTTATCCGCTCGGTAAGTCTGGAGGAGGCGAAAAAAATCGCTGACCGGTCCCTTACCTTCGATACCGCCGAGGAGGTCAAGGAATTGGTGAAAAAAGAGATGAACAGGTTCAATATAATATAATTAGATCCTGAAACGAGTTCAGGATGACAAGCGTATTGTGTCATGCCGAACTTGTTTCGGCATCTATTCATAAAAAAATCTGTAATGTTGAAATAAAATATCCAAACTCCGATTAACACCAGAAATAGAAATGAAAGGAATCGCATGAGGGGGAAATTCGTTTTTACATCCGAGTCTGTATCTGAAGGACATCCTGATAAAGTAAGTGACCGTATATCGGACAGCGTTCTGGATGCTGCTTACGCCCAGGACCCCATGAGCCGAGTTGCCTGCGAGACGCTCTGCACAACCGGACTGATCGTTATTTCAGGCGAGATCACTACGAACGCCTTTATCAATTTCGCCGATGTGGCCCGTCAGGCCTGCCGTGAGATCGGCTATACGGACAGCGACATCGGGTTCAACGCCGATAGCTGCGGAGTTATCGTGTCCATTCACCCGCAATCCCCCGATATTTCCCAGGGAGTGACCGAAGGGCAGGGCCTCTACGGGGAAATGGGCGCCGGAGACCAGGGAATGATGTTCGGATTTGCCTGCGATGAGACTCCCGAGCTTATGCCCATGCCCATCCAACTGGCTCACCAACTGGTCTATAAATTGTCGAAACTGCGAAAATCCGG
This window of the Candidatus Latescibacter sp. genome carries:
- a CDS encoding PTS sugar transporter subunit IIC; protein product: METFLLLLLLGGIVSMDTTSGPQVMVSEPLVSCSLLGILLGMPVIGLLMGIVFQLLWFDYMPLGAVRLTDNNMASFISTASLLTAAKVYGFDNTIVRAALLPAMLFGIAVGFSGLYMTVFIRKRNGMRSEEIVSGLERGERPSLGMKHVFGIGTCFLKGVLMALVFVPVGAYLCGLVRHLPFKAVHVLVVGSYIIWGTVAASALHFYWQYNKKRYFLIGSIGGFLWLLVNVI
- a CDS encoding HPr family phosphocarrier protein, producing MVVEKVVYIQNKLGMHLRPATLLVREASRFKSKIELEVDGTRVNGKSFMGVMMLAAAYGSKVTINATGEDAEEAVEKIKAIIDSKFDEE
- the ptsP gene encoding phosphoenolpyruvate--protein phosphotransferase; this encodes MEKEKKLISREYTGIAGSPGIAIGHAFIYDSENIWIEEKYIAPEEIEHEKLRLQETLAKVVRDIKELRFKLEIKAGKENASIFDPYIMLLEDPQLIDETNTLIEEGKSAEYAFFRTTRKIIKAYKRVEDEYLRERIGDITDILRRVYVKLLGKDHFTLENIEYPVIVIAKILNPSDTANMHSGKIQAFVTDYGGKTSHATIIARALKIPAVLGAKTASLDISAGDAVIVDGSSGKVFVNPDQKTIDRYREEQKQLEQDRLNLQDIKDLPAVTTDGRHIALMANIEFTEEGEAALENGAEGIGLFRSEFHYIMKDTLPSEEEMYTAYKSVADKMAPRPVVIRTFDLGGDKISYLSPPEPEENPYLGWRAIRVSLTLKDLFKIQLRAIVRASAARNVSVMFPMVSNIAELNETLAIVEEVKEEIRKEGRDYDPNMPVGVMIEVPAAVMIADRMAKKVKFFSIGTNDLIQYSVAVDRANDKISALFEPFHPGVLRLIQITAQAAHENGIKVAVCGEMSGDPATALMLIGLEIDELSMTPSFIPAIKRLIRSVSLEEAKKIADRSLTFDTAEEVKELVKKEMNRFNII
- a CDS encoding valine--tRNA ligase gives rise to the protein MGAADIDKIYNSKTVEEKWLEFWGKNGFGHAAPGTGKKSYSIVIPPPNVTAVLHLGHALNNTIQDILIRLKRMQGFESEWMPGTDHAGIATQNVVERKISSEMGKTRQELGREAFIREVWKFREETGGVIIKQLKRMGCSCDWERERFTMDEGLSRAVTEVFVRLYEKGLIYRGKYIINWCPRCQTALSDEEAEHEERSGHLWYIRYPAKDGSEGIVVATTRPETMLGDVAVAVNPADRRYSHFLGKTLILPLVGREIPVIADDFVDPAFGTGAVKVTPAHDPNDFEIGLRHHLEPVTVMHGDGTMNAHTGTEFDGLTREAARKKAVEMLTGLGLLVKVEDHRHAVGHCYRCHTVTEPYLSNQWFVRMKTLARPAIEAVNDGRIAFYPERWTKVYLGWMENIRDWCISRQLWWGHRIPVYYCGQCGEVMVSKTPVTECTKCRSADVVQDPDVLDTWFSSWLWPFSTFGWPEDTPDLRTFYPTSTLSTAPEIIFFWVARMIMAGMEFMGDIPFSKVYLHGTVRDEQGRKMSKSLGNGVDPLEVIETHGADALRFSMIIITAQGQDVFISYAGKSGKKKEHNTFDIGRNFANKIWNAARLILTFSGGSIGRTDAVKPDLADTWIKSRYNREVIYVTQMLENFKFNEAAQTMYHFIWHDFCDWYLEIIKPRVARGGDEKTFVLRNAAEILAGSMQLLHPIMPFITEEIWQLLTGLLGEKPAKSIMVSKWPDVKMHIIDPDIEREMEMVQSLISAIRTIRNEMNVPPGEKAEVIVVPADEKAKRILEENIAYILDLAAVKHITFTGESARPPKSAAGISDKNEVFVLLEGLVDFDRERARLSKEIERRRNFIASIETKLANENFLSRAPKDIIEQERRKGNDTREEMKKLIANLEALGD
- a CDS encoding PTS system mannose/fructose/sorbose family transporter subunit IID, with the translated sequence MAFGKRDMKKIGFAALVEIYLRSFFAQGSFSGKYRQNLGFAWCIEPAGNCIWEGDDERRKFYLRHLEYFNANPFMFPLVLGAVIKMEERFRDDDGISEEDIRRFKLAVGQATGSVGDRYFWRTLRPFAVVMGLFSSYFYGLWGAAVFLALFNLPLFYLKWRWLLNGYQLGPQVVIEIKNRKLESAVSTMELLGCLVLPYLTVIFLAHPPYRASWITVGVCLVFLLSVFLFRRKQPPSKALVWSAGAALILGMIIS